A stretch of DNA from Streptomyces rubradiris:
TACCTCTCCACGGGCGACGACACCTTCCTGGACCGGATGTGGCCGGCCGTCTACGCGGCCGTCGAGTGGGTCCTGCGGCTCCAGCAGCCCGGCGGGCAGATCGGCTGGCGGCGCGAGGACGACGGCACGCCCACCGCCGACGCCCTGCTCACCGGCAGCTCCTCCGTCCACCACGCGCTGCGCTGCGCGCTCGCCATCGCCGAGCAGCGCGAGGAGCCGCAGCCGGACTGGGAGCTGGCCGCCGGGGCGCTGCGGCACGCGATCCGCCGGCACCCCGAGCGCTTCCTGGACAAGGACCGTTACTCGATGGACTGGTACTACCCGGTCCTCGGCGGCGCCCTGACCGGAGCGGAGGCCAAGGCCCGGATCGATGCGGGCTGGGACCGGTTCGTCGTGCCCGGCCTCGGCGTGCGCTGCGTGGACCCCAACCCCTGGGTGACCGGCGGCGAGTCCAGCGAACTCGCGCTGGCCCTGTGGGCGGTCGGCGAGTCCGACCGGGCCCTGGAGATCCTCCAGTCCATCCAGCACCTGCGCGACCCCGCGACCGGCCTGTACTGGACGGGCTACGTCTTCGAGGACGACGCGATCTGGCCCCGCGAGCTGACCACCTGGACGGCGGGCTCGCTCCTGCTGGCCGTGGCCGCGCTGGGCGGCCACGAGGCCACCTGCGCGGTCTTCGGCGGCGAGCACCTGCCGGCCGGCCTGGACCCGGACTGCTGCGCCTGACCGGCCCCGGCGCCGGTCCCCGTACCAGGACCGGCGCCCGCACCGGCACGCGCCCCGGAACCGGCACCCGCACCGGCAGCGGGCGCATCGCTCAGTGCCGGTGTATTCGGCGGGCTATCGCGTGGCCGGCGAACAGATAGACCACGGCGGCCAGGCCGTACCCGGCGACCACGCGGGCCCATGCCTCGTCGAAGGTGAACAGGTCGTGCGACCACCCCGCCAGCCAGGAGGCCGCGTCGTGCACGAACCGGACCAGGTCGTTGCCCCGGTTCGCCTCCAGCAGGTACATCAGAATCCACAGGCCGAGGATCAGCGCGGCGAGGTCGGCGACGATCGCCACGACCCGTCCGGCCTGGTTCGCACCGTTGCGATATCGAGTGGACATACTTCCCGGATTGCCGCACCGCGGGCCCTGTAACCCCTGAAACGCCCCCGACGCGCCCCGGAGACGCCCCCGACCCGCCCCGGACGGCGACCGCGCCCGCCCCGGACGGCGTCCCCCGAGTGGCGCATCCGACCGCCCCGGGCGAACCTGCCGGAGGAACCAGACCGCTCGGGGAGGACACGCCGGGAGGACCCCGTGCCCGTACCGATACGGCGCCTGATCGTGGCGCTCACCCTGTGCTGTGCCCTGGTGGCCGGTGCCACCGCCTGCGGAAGCGGCCAGCAGAGCAGTACCAGGAACACCTCGGCGGCGGCCCAGGCAGTGCC
This window harbors:
- a CDS encoding prenyltransferase/squalene oxidase repeat-containing protein, producing MTTPRTEHLVLPGVLTAEQAAATVAGILAGQREDGAIPWFRGHHLDPWDHTEAAMALDAAGEHEAAERAYTWLARHQNEDGSWYAAYADGAHDDVTDRARESNFVAYIAVGVWHHYLSTGDDTFLDRMWPAVYAAVEWVLRLQQPGGQIGWRREDDGTPTADALLTGSSSVHHALRCALAIAEQREEPQPDWELAAGALRHAIRRHPERFLDKDRYSMDWYYPVLGGALTGAEAKARIDAGWDRFVVPGLGVRCVDPNPWVTGGESSELALALWAVGESDRALEILQSIQHLRDPATGLYWTGYVFEDDAIWPRELTTWTAGSLLLAVAALGGHEATCAVFGGEHLPAGLDPDCCA